In Deltaproteobacteria bacterium, the DNA window GTGTTTTGACATGGACTCCGAAGCGATGGCGGTGATTTACGATCTATGTGCGTCAGAGGGGAAGCCCCTGGTCATGCATGTCGGCCGGGAGCCTAAAAGCACGGCCTACCGTTGCGATCCCCATCTAATATGCAGTGCCGAGAAGCTGGAGAGGGTCCTTAAGAATTTTTCCGGATTAAAAATCTGCGTGCCCCATTTGGGGTTTGATGAGTTCTCCGCTTATAAGAACCTGATTGAGAAATACGACCACCTCTGGCTGGACACGACCATGATCATGGCCGATTATTTCCCTTTAAAGGACCCGGTTGATCTGAGAGATTTCAGGGTGGATCGGATCATGTACGGATCCGATTTCCCCAACATCCCTTATGCCTGGGACCGGGAGCTCAAGCATTTGAAGGCCTCGGGGCTGCCGCCGGATACTCTGGAATGGATCCTGAAAAAAAGCGCCGAAAATTTTTTCGGCTTTCTTCTTGACGATTCTTCTTAATCCAACTTATATTACCTTATAAAAAACCTCTGCCTTGATCTTCAAGAGGAAAGGGTAATCAACTCTGACCAGAGGATGATTTATGGGAAAGTATTCTTTTGAGATTTTTTCGGAAAGATGCACCGCCTGTCTTCGCTGCCGGTTGGCCTGTTCCGAGCTTTATACCAAGGCCTTTAATCCTTCCCGGTCCAGGATACGGGTTGACCTATCCGGAACGGGGTGCACCATTTCGTTCGCCGATGACTGTGAGGGATGCGGGGTTTGTGCGGATCACTGTTATTACGGAGCCATTGAAAAGATCCGGAAGGAGGTGGCCCCATGACCAGGGACCGAGGAGGCTTTGCCGGAAAGATCCTGCATGTAGACCTGACCCGGGAAATCATCCATCAGGAACCTTTGGATTGGGGCCTGGCCGAGAAGTTCGTCGGCGGTCTGGGTTTAACCATCAAGCTGGCCTATGACAAAATCCAGCCTCGATCAGAGGCCCTTTCCCCCCAAAATCCCATCCTCCTGGGGGCCGGCCCCCTGGTGGGAACCAATCTTCCATCCGCCTCACGGGTCTACGGGGTCACAAAACTGCCGGCCAGCGGCACCATCGGCTGGTGTGGCGCGGGCGGGGTGACCTTCGGATACCAGCTCAAGAACGCCGGCTTTGACCACATCATCATAGAAGGCCGGGCGGATAGACCGGTATATCTGAGCATCATCGATGAAAACATAGAAATCCGTGATGCCCGCCACCTTTGGGGAAAGGACGTGGAGGAGACCTGTGAAAGCCTCTGGAAAGAGATGCCCTGGCCCGCCGGGATCCTCAGCATCGGTCAGGCCGGGGAGGCCCTGATCCCCTTTTCCATGGCCTATGTCAACCGCCTGTCCACCTTGGGGCGGGGCGGTTTCGGCGCCGTCATGGGTTCCAAGAACCTTAAGGCCGTCGTGGTTCAAGGTACGGGCGAGGTAAGGGTGGCCCATAGGAAGGAGTACCAGGGACTTCTAAGGGATTTTTTAAAATCCATCCGTGAATATCCCTATCTTAAGGAATGGCAAGACCTGGGGTTGATCAAGGCCTTTCCCTTTATTCCCCCGGAAGTCTACCAGAAAATCAAAGAAAGACGGGTGGCCTGCGTATCCTGCCCAACCGGCTGTAAAGACATCATCAGGATCCAGGATGGGGAGCATCAGGGATTTCTGGCCCATTCCAGCTCGGCGATCAACCTTTTGACTCCCATGAATTATGGATTCAAGGATTACCGGGAGGCCATCAAGTGCACCGCCACACTGGATCGGTACGGCCTGGACATGTTCGAATTTTTCGGCCTTATGACCATGGCGCAGGCCCTTGGCGAACAAGGGGTCATCCCTCCTGAAAGCCTGCCGGTCCCGATCCGAACCGGCTCGTTGAATTCCATGGAAACCTGGGCCGCATTGATTGTTCGAAGGGAAGGCCTGGGTGAAATCCTGGCCGAAGGCTTCAAGGGCCTTCTAAATGCCTTTGGCCAGGATGCCAGGGCCTGTGCCCCGGCCCTGGTTAAGGGCATGCATCCCTACGCCGGACCGGGGGCTGCCTTGCCCTGGGACCTCTTCGGCACCATGGAGTTGGGTCAGGTATTGGACCCCCGGGGTCCTCACGTAGGGGCCGGCGGCTCACCGACCTATTTTGCCAAAAGACCCCTGGAGGTCTTTCCCAAGCACCTTACACGCATGGGGGTCCCTAAAGAAGCCATGGAAAGGATTCTCCCAAGCAAAGGATCGGGAGATTCGGTTAAGGAGATCAAGGTGGGACGGCTTCTTAAATATTCCCACGCCTGGTTCAGTATCCTGGGTGCCCTCGGCATCTGCGCCAGGGGCCAAATCAACCGTTTTTACAATGCCCCCTTGTGCGCCCGGTTTTATGAAGCGGTCACCGGCATCGAAACCGATCCGGAGGCCCTTCGGAGAAGAGTGGACCGTTCCTGGACCTTGCTTCGTATGGCCAATGTGCGGGAGGGATTTGGGAGAGATTATGATGCCCTGCCCGAACAATGGTTCAAAACACCGGGCTTTAAGGATTATTGCTCCGAACAGCCCTTGACCATTGAAGAAGCAGGGGCCATGATCGAGGATTACTATGATGAGCAGGGCTGGGATAGAACAACAGGGATTCCCACCCGGGCCAGGCTCGAAGAATTGGACATTAGGGAATGTTTCGCCTTAGCCCCCGCCGCTTCTTAGTCTTTTTTGTTGCCACTTGTCACAGACCTTATTGCGGTAAATAAACTGCAACTATCGCCTGCTCCCCAGTCAACCGGGTCCGAAAAACGGGGGAGGGGGCACTAAGCCCGTTACCGGTCGATCTCCAAATCCTGGGTGCGCACGTCGGGCCATTTCAATCTTCCCCCTTCGAAGAGCACCGTAAACACCTGACCCGGGTCGGCGCTTTCCTGAACGTTGGGAAGGTCCTGCCCGGCATAGCCGGGCGGAACGAAAAAGGTAAAATTCAGGGGAGCCATGTCTTTGTTTCGGACGGCCTCGACATATTTCTGGGCCGCTTCCGGATCCGGAACACCGCGAAGGGACCCGACGAACCTCCGGCCGTTCTGCCGAAAGTCGGCAAAGGCGCAGACGCTGCCATAAAGACTGGAAATCCCGATTTTGGCCGGGTACTTCCAGCCGTAGACGATTTGTTTGATATACCGGTCATAGGCCAGAGAATAACTCGGCCACTTTCCCTTCCCCCACAGTAGACCCGGGAAGAAAGGATCTTCCTGTTTTTTTGCGGACTGAGACATCATCTGGGCCACCACAGCCACCGAGCCGTATACCTGTTCCCTGGTAAAATGGTGACCCTCGGGATTCCAGCGGGGGTTGGAACATCTCAGGGAAGTGGCCATCAGGGCATAGAAGGCCCGGAAAGATTCCGATTCATCGGCCCCCCCTTTGGTGCTCAAGGCCAGTCCCCCTAAAATCATGGTCGGTCCGTAGAGTCCCTTTTTCCCATATTCTTCGTAGGTCACGGTGCCGTCCCTGGTTTCGTCAAAGGCCTCGAGAAAACCGCTTTTTAAAGAAGACCCCTCTAATTGATCCACGGCCGTGAGGTAAGCGAAAAAAGTCTTCTGCAGGTCCCAGGGCATCTTATAGATGTCGGAGTAGAGGGCTTTGGTGAAAATCTCCTTAAAGGTATCCCCTTCCACCAATCCAATGCGTCCCCGAAAGGAGGCTAGGGGCAGACCGGATATCCCGTCCTGGCCGACCGCATAATAAGAACGCTTTCCGAGACCGCGCTTTTCGGCCCGGGCCAAACAGGCATCCCGGCTCAAAGGGGAATCGTATCCCCCCTGGGTGAGGATGGTCTTGCCGTCGAATACGGGCACCGGAACCGCCTGGGGAAAACGGCCGCCGGCCCCGTCTTCCAGCCCGGTCCCTTCGGCCTCTTTGAGTCCCACATTGCTGAACATATAGCGGGCGCAGCAAAGGTCCGTGGCTACCGGGTCCAGGCCGGCCATCACCAGGCCGTCCGGCACCTTGACGCCCAGACCGATCCCCTGGTGGTCCCGGTTGATTCCCTCAATGGCATCGACAATGTGGAGCATGAAAATGTCCTGTCCGGCCACGGCGGCGATGATGTCGATCATGGTGCCGGTAAGGCCACCGGTCTTTTGTACCCTGTAATCCCCATCGGGGCCTTTCTTCGGCAGGCAGGTTGTGGGATCCATCTCCGGGACCCAGACCTGATGGGGAATACCGCCCTTCATCCCCGGGATGGCCCGGTGGGGGGTGGCGTACTCCCAGGCGCAACTTTCCGTTCGGGAGACTTCCATGGGATAGAGTCCGATGCCCAGGTTTTTGATCACATTGGTGAAGAGGGCCTGGGCATGGACCTTGAGCCTGGGGAGGTTGATGAGGATACACCCCGGATAAAGGGCCCGGTCAGCCGGATCGGCCGGGTCCCCTCCGACAATGACCTTGTGGAGGAAGAGAGACTGGAAATTTTCACCTGCCGGGACGGGGATCTCCCTGCCCTTGGAAGGGTCGTCGCAAATACGGTTCAGGTCATAGACCATGAGCTTATCCTCCACCGCTCCGGGGGGAAGGTAGATCCCGGCCTGGCTTTCTTCCAGACCTCTCATGGGATCATCCCCCAGGGAAGGATCGGAGGCTTCGGCCAGGTATTTGCGGACAAAATAAAACCCCCAACCCCCGTAAAAATCATCGGACCGTCCTTCCATGACCGCTTCGGTGGTCACCGGTCTTCCGGTCTTCTTGACATAACGATAATTGGCAGCCACGCTGGACAGGGCCGTGGCCGCCTCGCCCAGACTCATCTGATAGAAACTGATGCCTGCCCGGTCATGAAACCACCGCATCACTGCGGCCACAAAGGGCCATTCCGTATTACCGCTGCTGCCGGCCGTAGGTCCGAAATGATAAGGGTCGATATTTTCCGCGCTCACCAGGTTCGGTTTGCAGAGCAGCTTCTGTCCCTGTCCAAGACGTTTCTTTATGACGGCCAGAAAGCCCTCTTCCTTCTCCAAGGCGGAGAGGGCCCCATCCAGGTTCTTATAGGTATAATCGATCCTGGTCTTAATCTCCTTCCAGGCCGTTTGGTCCGAGTCGCGGATGAATTTCCCGAGCAGGAGGTCTATGCCTTTGTAAGATTTTTCAACCTCCATCCGGGCCACGGCCACGGCCGAACCCTTTCCGTCAAGCAGGCCATCGCCTACGGCGGAATGAATCCAATCTTCTTTCTGCGCTTTCATTTTTGTTATCTCCTGTGATTATTGACGAGAACGGCCTCTAAAGCCGGATGGGCCCCAATTGCTTGCCTGATATAAAAAGGTTTTTTGAAATCCTTGTCAAGAAATTATTTATCTAATTCTGTCGGGCAGACCCTTGCCTTCGGACTGCACTTCTGGTACCCTTAATGCTCTTTGGCCATAAAGGAGACTTCATAAAGGAGAATCGAATGATCATCGATGTGCATTATCATTTATTTCCCAAGCTTTCGGAAAAAATGGTCAGGAATTTGACCGGCTGGGCTATCCGGTTGGCCAAAGCCATGGGGAAAGCGGTTGACCCGGAAGCCGTTATTAAAAAGGCCATGGCCACCTGGCCGGACCCGACGGGAGAACGCTTAATGGGCATCATGGAGGATGCCGGAATCGACCTGACCCTGATCTGCATGGTGGACAACGCCGCTATTGCCCTGCTCAAACCGGAAAATATGCAGCGGGGCAATAAGATGATCGCTGAAATAGCCCGAAAAAACCCGGGCCGGGTCATGGCCCTGGCCGGGGTGGACCCCAGAAGACCCGAGGCACCTGATATGCTGAAGCAGTGTTTTGAGGAATTTGGTATCAAGGGCCTGAAATACCACCCTGATGACGGCTATGATCCCGGCGGCCCTGAATCGTATAAACTTCTGGAGATTCTGGCCGACTACCAGGGTGTC includes these proteins:
- a CDS encoding amidohydrolase, encoding MLSPDLKGLDDPEGETVPEGLPTVIDAHVHVFPDNIFSAIWAWFDQNAWPIRYRLTTSGVLETLLSRGVSQVIALQYAHKPGISLMLNRYLVKKCQEFPGRVSGLATVFPGEKDAAQILKEAFDNGLKGVKLHAHVQCFDMDSEAMAVIYDLCASEGKPLVMHVGREPKSTAYRCDPHLICSAEKLERVLKNFSGLKICVPHLGFDEFSAYKNLIEKYDHLWLDTTMIMADYFPLKDPVDLRDFRVDRIMYGSDFPNIPYAWDRELKHLKASGLPPDTLEWILKKSAENFFGFLLDDSS
- a CDS encoding 4Fe-4S binding protein, encoding MGKYSFEIFSERCTACLRCRLACSELYTKAFNPSRSRIRVDLSGTGCTISFADDCEGCGVCADHCYYGAIEKIRKEVAP
- a CDS encoding DUF362 domain-containing protein, with translation MKAQKEDWIHSAVGDGLLDGKGSAVAVARMEVEKSYKGIDLLLGKFIRDSDQTAWKEIKTRIDYTYKNLDGALSALEKEEGFLAVIKKRLGQGQKLLCKPNLVSAENIDPYHFGPTAGSSGNTEWPFVAAVMRWFHDRAGISFYQMSLGEAATALSSVAANYRYVKKTGRPVTTEAVMEGRSDDFYGGWGFYFVRKYLAEASDPSLGDDPMRGLEESQAGIYLPPGAVEDKLMVYDLNRICDDPSKGREIPVPAGENFQSLFLHKVIVGGDPADPADRALYPGCILINLPRLKVHAQALFTNVIKNLGIGLYPMEVSRTESCAWEYATPHRAIPGMKGGIPHQVWVPEMDPTTCLPKKGPDGDYRVQKTGGLTGTMIDIIAAVAGQDIFMLHIVDAIEGINRDHQGIGLGVKVPDGLVMAGLDPVATDLCCARYMFSNVGLKEAEGTGLEDGAGGRFPQAVPVPVFDGKTILTQGGYDSPLSRDACLARAEKRGLGKRSYYAVGQDGISGLPLASFRGRIGLVEGDTFKEIFTKALYSDIYKMPWDLQKTFFAYLTAVDQLEGSSLKSGFLEAFDETRDGTVTYEEYGKKGLYGPTMILGGLALSTKGGADESESFRAFYALMATSLRCSNPRWNPEGHHFTREQVYGSVAVVAQMMSQSAKKQEDPFFPGLLWGKGKWPSYSLAYDRYIKQIVYGWKYPAKIGISSLYGSVCAFADFRQNGRRFVGSLRGVPDPEAAQKYVEAVRNKDMAPLNFTFFVPPGYAGQDLPNVQESADPGQVFTVLFEGGRLKWPDVRTQDLEIDR
- a CDS encoding amidohydrolase; the encoded protein is MIIDVHYHLFPKLSEKMVRNLTGWAIRLAKAMGKAVDPEAVIKKAMATWPDPTGERLMGIMEDAGIDLTLICMVDNAAIALLKPENMQRGNKMIAEIARKNPGRVMALAGVDPRRPEAPDMLKQCFEEFGIKGLKYHPDDGYDPGGPESYKLLEILADYQGVLLTHTGPLSPPSRNKFADPMLLTDLAVDFPELKIIAAHMGQINWRPWAALAAQQPNLYGDLAMWDHYALAHYTLFCRELRDILDYTGSTKVLFGTDNPIASTLEPTKNWIQLLKELPEKAPAGISFTQEEIDGILGRNAASVLGLA